The proteins below are encoded in one region of Tomitella fengzijianii:
- a CDS encoding patatin-like phospholipase family protein, whose translation MTLAVVLGGGGVAGIAWEIGVIAGLAEVGVRLDGASRIVGTSAGSVVGASLAAGVRIEEMLDRQRSAHGSGGAATSAWRAPLTADADAWAEVLGTPGTRDEQLRRMGALARAADTVPEGPYVESMAAMVPGDWPRDVELRVTGVDAQTGAVRIWGRDSGVALAEAVAASCAVPGVFPLVTVDGRQYFDGGMASPTHADQADGCTEVLVVAPFTMSLVGPGTDAELEELGAAVRSAVIDPDAASLTAIGVDPMDPSTRGPAVEAGLRQGRAEAMRVGIALSL comes from the coding sequence ATGACTCTGGCAGTGGTGCTCGGGGGCGGCGGAGTGGCCGGGATCGCCTGGGAGATCGGTGTGATCGCGGGCCTCGCCGAGGTCGGCGTGCGCCTGGACGGCGCATCCCGCATCGTCGGAACGTCGGCGGGATCGGTGGTGGGCGCATCACTGGCGGCCGGCGTGCGGATCGAGGAGATGCTCGACCGGCAGCGCAGCGCGCACGGGTCCGGCGGGGCCGCGACCTCGGCGTGGCGTGCCCCGCTGACGGCGGACGCGGACGCGTGGGCGGAGGTCCTCGGCACGCCGGGCACCCGCGACGAGCAGCTGCGCCGGATGGGCGCTCTGGCGCGGGCCGCGGACACGGTGCCGGAAGGGCCGTATGTCGAATCGATGGCGGCGATGGTCCCCGGTGACTGGCCGCGGGACGTGGAGCTGCGGGTGACGGGGGTGGACGCGCAGACGGGCGCGGTCCGCATCTGGGGGCGGGATTCCGGCGTGGCGCTCGCGGAGGCGGTGGCCGCCTCCTGCGCAGTGCCGGGCGTCTTCCCGCTCGTCACCGTGGACGGCCGCCAGTACTTCGACGGCGGGATGGCCTCGCCCACGCATGCCGATCAGGCCGACGGGTGCACCGAGGTCCTCGTCGTCGCGCCGTTCACCATGTCGCTGGTGGGGCCGGGCACCGATGCCGAGCTCGAGGAGTTGGGCGCGGCAGTGCGCAGCGCCGTGATCGACCCGGATGCCGCTTCGCTCACCGCGATCGGGGTCGACCCGATGGACCCGTCCACCCGGGGGCCTGCGGTCGAGGCCGGACTGCGGCAGGGGAGGGCCGAGGCGATGCGCGTGGGCATCGCGCTGTCGCTGTAG
- a CDS encoding HAD-IB family hydrolase — translation MSVDNTATRPLDDALARIAAAPDGPGVAAMFDFDGTIVHGYSGVHFFRDRLTAGKVGPRELLGTAVNGLRGTDSEAEFERFVAVAFRAWAGHTEAELQQVGRDVFENTLAGLIYPEAWRLIEAHKRKRHTLVIASSASRYQFEAAAESLGVDNLLFTPLEVVDGVLTGKVDGASLWRSGKARAAREFAAEHDIDTTTSFAYSNGGEDVGFLATMGHPTAVNPDKKLTREADERGWPVLRFRQRGAYNVKDLARTAASLGTLAGSVGAGVGLGLLNLDRRVGIDAVSAIAPETMLATAGVRVDIRGEDNAWKTRPAVFIFNHQSFLDTVLIARVLREGFTGVTKKEMATNPLYGLPLRIAGATFVDRQNTDRAKEALRPVVDTLRAGTSVVISPEGTRSLTPSIGRFKKGAFHIAIQAGVPVVPIVIRNAGELMSKGAKLVRSGTVDIAVLPPMDVSGWDPADLQPRIDAVESLYRDTLNDWPRG, via the coding sequence TTGAGCGTCGACAACACTGCGACCCGCCCGCTCGACGACGCCCTTGCGCGCATCGCCGCCGCACCCGACGGCCCCGGCGTGGCGGCGATGTTCGACTTCGACGGCACCATCGTCCACGGCTACTCCGGGGTGCACTTCTTCCGCGACCGGCTGACGGCGGGCAAGGTGGGGCCGCGCGAACTCCTGGGCACGGCCGTCAACGGCCTGCGCGGCACCGACAGCGAGGCCGAGTTCGAACGCTTCGTCGCCGTCGCCTTCCGCGCGTGGGCCGGTCACACCGAGGCGGAACTGCAGCAGGTGGGACGCGACGTCTTCGAGAACACCCTGGCGGGGCTGATCTACCCGGAGGCCTGGCGGCTCATCGAGGCGCACAAGCGCAAGAGGCACACGCTCGTCATCGCCTCGTCCGCTTCGCGGTACCAGTTCGAGGCGGCGGCCGAATCACTGGGAGTGGACAACCTGCTCTTCACCCCGCTCGAGGTGGTGGACGGGGTCCTCACCGGGAAGGTCGACGGAGCATCGCTGTGGCGCAGCGGCAAGGCCCGTGCCGCACGGGAGTTCGCCGCCGAGCATGACATCGACACCACAACCTCCTTCGCCTATTCCAACGGCGGCGAGGACGTCGGGTTCCTCGCCACCATGGGCCACCCCACTGCCGTCAATCCGGACAAGAAGCTGACCCGCGAGGCGGACGAACGCGGCTGGCCGGTGCTGCGGTTCCGGCAGCGCGGCGCATACAACGTCAAGGACCTCGCCCGCACCGCCGCCTCCCTGGGCACACTCGCCGGGTCCGTGGGCGCCGGCGTGGGGCTGGGGCTGCTGAACCTCGACCGTCGCGTGGGCATCGACGCGGTCTCCGCCATCGCACCGGAGACGATGCTGGCGACGGCCGGAGTCCGCGTGGACATCCGCGGCGAGGACAACGCGTGGAAAACGCGCCCCGCCGTGTTCATATTCAACCACCAGAGTTTCCTGGACACGGTGCTGATCGCCCGGGTGCTGCGCGAGGGGTTCACCGGCGTCACCAAGAAGGAGATGGCCACGAACCCGCTGTACGGGCTGCCGCTGCGCATCGCGGGCGCCACCTTCGTGGACCGGCAGAACACCGACCGGGCCAAGGAGGCGCTCCGGCCGGTGGTCGACACCCTGCGAGCCGGGACGTCGGTGGTCATCTCCCCCGAGGGCACCCGCTCGCTCACGCCGTCGATCGGCCGCTTCAAGAAGGGCGCCTTCCACATCGCCATCCAGGCCGGCGTGCCGGTCGTGCCGATCGTCATCCGCAACGCGGGCGAACTCATGTCCAAGGGCGCCAAGCTGGTCCGCTCCGGCACGGTCGACATCGCCGTGCTCCCGCCGATGGATGTCTCCGGCTGGGATCCCGCCGATCTGCAGCCCCGCATCGATGCGGTCGAATCCCTTTACCGCGATACGCTCAACGACTGGCCGCGCGGATGA
- a CDS encoding glycerol-3-phosphate 1-O-acyltransferase, giving the protein MDTGDPETVVLAQASTPLERRLIEQWISEGAPGHEEIAPGTAVRSLPLSARRLASALVDRTDDPLLLPVKITWLPPERGGRRSARISDVIALTNPRNPNRLIQRHIVRSSPDRWRVITGEPAPLDELRARFAALEEGADEAPGTDGADGGGGSVPAASATRAMEPLQYGAFARFIVNTAVVTLARSERELLGERYKVPRVVAEQIMDSPRFRHRVEELGREKGLTDRQSLDHAQASLDSLVAVQSRLVSDVFTQIMHPLYGNAWTVDADESRLTELRELNKTRPLVFLPSHRSYADAFVLGDVLARNEFPRNHLLGGANLQFWPIGAIAKRTGTVFIRRSFGDDTIYKASLEEYFAHLLSKRFNLEWYFEGGRTRTGKLRKPKYGLLNYVANSVRSGRVNDALLVPVSITYERMAEVGAVAAEQMGAAKQPEGLKWMARYARGQQRRAGNVYVRFGDPISLRDQLTAAGDPDLAAGPDDAPATPDEHDARARLALQKTGIEVAVGINRATPVTINSLVTLALLGVRDRALTLSEVAAVIAPVREYLDRRDIPQGELSVLDTDAGLANVLRRLADGGVVTVYDGGVEPVYAIEPGQHIVAAFYRNSGIHWFVNRAILELSIVHAHQGSYSDPARAGWEESKRLRDLLKFEFFFPERDTFEAELTEELELVAPEWRSTFPSADVALERLVATGFFMAHRTLRSFFGAQLVVAERLAVRTPDTPFDRAAFLAECSAVGRQMLLQGRLYGPESLSLELFAAAVELADNRGLLGPGGTELAGRREEFAEQLRAIVRALAVTEALDVSNRKEQP; this is encoded by the coding sequence ATGGATACCGGGGATCCGGAAACCGTGGTGCTGGCACAAGCGTCCACGCCGCTGGAGCGCCGGCTGATCGAGCAGTGGATCAGCGAGGGCGCTCCGGGCCACGAGGAGATCGCCCCGGGCACCGCCGTGCGCAGCCTGCCGCTGTCGGCGCGCCGGCTGGCCTCCGCATTGGTGGACCGGACGGACGATCCTCTGCTGCTTCCGGTGAAGATCACCTGGCTGCCGCCGGAGCGGGGCGGCCGCCGCAGCGCCCGCATCAGCGACGTCATCGCGTTGACCAACCCGCGCAACCCCAACCGGCTCATTCAGCGTCACATCGTCCGGTCCTCCCCCGACCGTTGGCGGGTCATCACCGGTGAGCCCGCGCCGCTGGATGAGCTGCGGGCACGCTTCGCCGCCCTCGAGGAAGGCGCAGACGAGGCCCCCGGGACCGACGGAGCCGACGGCGGCGGCGGGAGCGTCCCCGCGGCGTCCGCGACCCGGGCGATGGAGCCCCTGCAGTACGGCGCGTTCGCGCGGTTCATCGTCAACACCGCCGTGGTGACGCTTGCGCGCAGCGAACGCGAACTGCTCGGCGAGCGCTACAAGGTGCCGCGGGTGGTGGCCGAGCAGATCATGGACTCGCCCCGGTTCCGCCACCGGGTCGAGGAGCTGGGCCGGGAGAAGGGCCTGACCGACAGGCAATCGCTCGACCACGCGCAGGCCAGCCTGGACAGCCTCGTGGCGGTCCAGAGCCGCCTGGTCTCAGACGTCTTCACGCAGATCATGCACCCGCTCTACGGCAACGCGTGGACCGTGGACGCCGACGAATCACGGCTGACGGAGCTGCGCGAGCTCAACAAGACGCGACCGCTGGTGTTCCTCCCGTCGCACCGGTCCTACGCGGACGCCTTCGTGCTGGGCGACGTCCTGGCCCGCAACGAGTTTCCGCGCAATCACCTGCTGGGCGGGGCGAACCTGCAGTTCTGGCCCATCGGCGCGATCGCCAAACGCACCGGCACCGTGTTCATCCGGCGCAGCTTCGGCGACGACACCATCTACAAGGCCTCGCTCGAGGAGTACTTCGCCCACCTGCTTTCCAAACGCTTCAATTTGGAGTGGTACTTCGAGGGCGGGCGCACCCGCACCGGCAAGCTCCGCAAGCCCAAATACGGACTTCTCAACTACGTCGCGAACTCGGTGCGCAGCGGCAGGGTGAACGACGCCCTGCTCGTCCCGGTGTCGATCACCTACGAGCGCATGGCCGAGGTGGGCGCCGTGGCCGCCGAACAGATGGGCGCGGCAAAGCAGCCCGAGGGCCTCAAGTGGATGGCCCGCTACGCCCGCGGACAGCAGCGGCGCGCGGGCAACGTGTACGTGCGCTTCGGCGATCCGATCTCGCTGCGCGACCAGCTCACCGCCGCCGGCGATCCGGACCTGGCCGCCGGGCCGGACGACGCCCCGGCCACGCCCGACGAGCACGACGCGCGGGCGCGCCTGGCGCTCCAGAAGACGGGCATCGAAGTCGCGGTGGGCATCAACCGGGCCACCCCCGTCACCATCAACTCGCTGGTCACCCTGGCGCTGCTGGGTGTCCGTGACCGAGCGCTGACGCTGAGCGAGGTGGCCGCGGTCATCGCGCCCGTGCGCGAGTACCTGGACCGGCGGGACATCCCCCAGGGCGAGCTCTCCGTGCTCGACACCGATGCCGGGCTGGCGAACGTCCTCCGCAGGCTGGCGGACGGCGGCGTGGTCACCGTCTACGACGGCGGCGTCGAGCCCGTCTACGCCATCGAGCCGGGCCAGCACATCGTCGCCGCGTTCTACCGCAACAGCGGCATCCACTGGTTCGTCAACCGCGCGATCCTGGAGCTCTCCATCGTGCACGCGCACCAGGGCTCGTACAGCGACCCGGCACGCGCCGGCTGGGAGGAGTCCAAGCGGCTGCGCGACCTTCTGAAGTTCGAGTTCTTCTTCCCCGAACGCGACACGTTCGAGGCGGAGCTGACCGAGGAGCTCGAGCTGGTGGCCCCGGAATGGCGCAGCACCTTCCCCTCCGCCGACGTGGCACTGGAACGGCTGGTCGCCACCGGGTTCTTCATGGCGCACCGCACGCTCCGCTCGTTCTTCGGCGCCCAGCTGGTGGTGGCCGAGCGGCTGGCCGTCAGGACACCCGACACGCCGTTCGACCGCGCCGCGTTCCTGGCGGAGTGCTCGGCCGTGGGCCGTCAGATGCTGCTGCAGGGGCGGCTCTACGGGCCCGAGTCGCTGTCGCTCGAGTTGTTCGCCGCCGCAGTCGAGCTCGCCGACAACCGCGGCCTGCTGGGCCCCGGCGGCACGGAACTGGCCGGCCGGCGCGAGGAGTTCGCGGAGCAGCTCCGGGCGATCGTTCGCGCGCTGGCCGTCACCGAAGCTCTCGACGTATCCAACCGGAAGGAACAGCCTTGA
- a CDS encoding methionine/alanine import family NSS transporter small subunit: protein MDASAIVMMIVALVTVWGGLLVSVVHLHKHPDEEED from the coding sequence ATGGACGCATCCGCCATCGTCATGATGATCGTGGCACTGGTGACGGTGTGGGGCGGGCTGCTGGTCAGCGTGGTCCACCTGCACAAGCATCCGGACGAGGAGGAGGACTAG
- a CDS encoding GlsB/YeaQ/YmgE family stress response membrane protein: MTLSLSIIGWIIIGGLAGWIASKFMGTDAQQGIFLNIVVGVVGGLVGGWILGWVGVDVASGGWFFSFLTCLAGASILLWIVKKVRGTSRV; encoded by the coding sequence ATGACACTGTCGCTGAGCATCATCGGATGGATCATCATCGGGGGCCTCGCAGGCTGGATCGCCTCGAAGTTCATGGGCACCGATGCCCAGCAGGGGATCTTCCTCAACATCGTGGTGGGCGTGGTCGGCGGCCTCGTGGGCGGCTGGATCCTCGGCTGGGTGGGGGTGGACGTGGCGAGCGGCGGCTGGTTCTTCAGCTTCCTCACCTGCCTGGCCGGCGCGAGCATCCTCCTGTGGATAGTCAAGAAGGTGCGGGGGACGAGCAGGGTCTGA
- the polA gene encoding DNA polymerase I, with protein sequence MSPAAKSPASSKPDVSSKPDVSGAAPAAASGSGDARPVLLLLDGHSLAYRAFYALPVENFSTSTGQHTNAVYGFTSMLISLLRDEAPTHVAAAFDVSRKTFRSEKFPEYKANRAKSPDEFSGQVPLAKEVLEALNIRTMEVDGFEADDIIATLATQAQQLGYKVLVCTGDRDSLQLVTDDVTVLYPKKGVSDLVRFTPEEVEAKYGLTPAQYPDYAALRGDPSDNLPGIPRVGEKTAAKWIREFGSLDGLVEHADEVRGKVGESLRENLAQVLTNRDLTEMIRDMHLEYTPDQLEVAPWDRERIHEVFDRLEFAVLRDRLFATLTSAEPEADEGFDVHGEVIAPGALSTWLSEHAGPGARHGITVVSPHHVYGTDAEALAFAAADGAGGYVRTTALSPEDEEALGAWLADETRPKALHDGKWAIHALRGRGWTLGGVTSDTVLAAYLLRPGQRKFDLEDLSLRYLQRELRADDTGDDQQMSLLDAGGTADPDADESALQRDAQQQMLRARATLDLAAAFDAELDAMEAGPLLSDIELPMLFVLAELEAAGIAVDSDHMHNLRSEFAARVTEAADSAYAAIDGEQINLGSPKQLQAVLFDKLDMPKTKRTKTGYTTDADALQTLFEKTGHPFLEHLLEHRDATRLKVTVDGLLKTVADDGRIHTTFNQNVAATGRLSSTEPNLQNIPVRTEAGRQIRHGFVVGDGYDTLVTADYSQIEMRIMAHLSGDEGLIEAFRSGEDLHNFVGARAFGVPIDEVTADLRRRVKAMSYGLAYGLSAYGLAQQLKISAGEAKEQMDAYFARFGGVRDYLHAVVEQARKDGYTETIYGRRRYLPDLNSHNRQRREIAERAALNAPIQGSAADIIKVAMINLQRALAAEDLRSRVLLQVHDELVVEVVAAERERVEELLRAEMSGVIELSVPLEVSIGAGGTWDEAAH encoded by the coding sequence GTGAGTCCCGCAGCGAAGAGCCCCGCGTCCAGCAAGCCCGACGTCTCCAGCAAGCCCGACGTCTCCGGCGCAGCGCCGGCCGCCGCATCCGGGTCGGGTGATGCGCGCCCGGTCCTGCTTCTGTTGGACGGGCATTCGCTGGCCTATCGCGCGTTCTACGCCCTGCCGGTGGAGAACTTCTCCACCTCGACGGGCCAGCACACCAACGCCGTCTACGGGTTCACCTCGATGCTTATCAGTCTGCTGCGCGACGAGGCGCCCACGCACGTGGCCGCGGCGTTCGACGTGTCGCGCAAGACGTTCCGTTCCGAGAAGTTCCCCGAGTACAAGGCGAATCGCGCCAAGTCGCCGGACGAGTTCTCCGGCCAGGTGCCGCTGGCCAAGGAGGTGCTGGAGGCGCTGAACATCCGCACGATGGAGGTGGACGGGTTCGAGGCGGACGACATCATCGCCACGCTCGCCACGCAGGCGCAGCAGCTCGGCTACAAGGTGCTGGTGTGCACCGGCGACCGGGACTCGTTGCAGCTGGTCACCGACGACGTCACGGTGCTCTACCCCAAGAAGGGCGTCTCCGACCTGGTCCGCTTCACGCCGGAGGAGGTCGAGGCCAAATACGGCCTCACCCCCGCCCAGTACCCGGACTACGCGGCGCTGCGCGGCGACCCCAGCGACAACCTCCCCGGAATCCCGCGGGTGGGGGAGAAGACGGCCGCCAAGTGGATCCGCGAGTTCGGCTCGCTCGACGGACTGGTGGAGCACGCAGACGAGGTGCGCGGCAAGGTGGGCGAGTCGCTCCGCGAGAACCTCGCCCAGGTGCTCACCAACCGCGACCTCACCGAGATGATCCGCGACATGCACTTGGAATACACGCCGGACCAGCTCGAGGTGGCCCCGTGGGACCGGGAGCGGATCCACGAGGTCTTCGACCGGCTCGAGTTCGCGGTCCTGCGTGACCGGCTCTTCGCCACGCTCACGTCTGCCGAGCCGGAGGCCGACGAGGGCTTCGATGTGCACGGAGAGGTGATCGCCCCCGGCGCGCTGTCCACGTGGCTGTCGGAGCACGCCGGCCCCGGCGCGCGGCACGGGATCACCGTCGTGTCGCCGCACCACGTGTACGGCACGGATGCCGAGGCGCTGGCGTTCGCCGCCGCCGACGGCGCCGGCGGATACGTGCGGACCACCGCGCTCTCCCCGGAGGACGAGGAGGCGCTGGGCGCGTGGCTCGCCGACGAGACCCGGCCCAAGGCGCTGCACGACGGCAAGTGGGCGATCCACGCCCTGCGCGGGCGTGGCTGGACGCTGGGGGGCGTCACCAGCGACACGGTGCTGGCGGCGTATCTGCTGCGGCCGGGCCAGCGCAAGTTCGACCTGGAGGACCTCTCGCTGCGCTACCTGCAGCGAGAGCTGCGGGCCGACGACACCGGTGACGACCAGCAGATGTCCCTGCTCGACGCCGGCGGCACCGCCGACCCGGACGCGGACGAGTCGGCGCTGCAGCGCGACGCGCAGCAGCAGATGCTGCGGGCCCGCGCCACGCTCGACCTCGCCGCGGCGTTCGACGCCGAGCTTGACGCCATGGAGGCGGGCCCGCTGCTCTCGGACATCGAACTGCCGATGCTCTTCGTCCTGGCGGAGCTGGAGGCCGCCGGCATCGCCGTCGACTCGGACCACATGCACAACCTGCGCTCCGAGTTCGCGGCGCGGGTCACGGAGGCCGCGGATTCCGCCTACGCGGCCATCGACGGCGAACAGATCAACCTGGGCTCGCCCAAACAGCTCCAGGCGGTGCTGTTCGACAAGCTCGACATGCCCAAGACCAAGCGCACCAAGACCGGCTACACCACCGACGCCGACGCGTTGCAGACGCTGTTCGAAAAGACGGGGCACCCGTTCCTCGAACACCTGCTGGAGCACCGCGACGCCACCCGGCTCAAGGTCACGGTGGACGGGCTGCTCAAGACGGTGGCCGACGACGGGCGCATCCACACCACGTTCAACCAGAACGTCGCCGCCACCGGACGGCTCTCGTCCACCGAACCGAACCTGCAGAACATCCCGGTACGCACGGAGGCGGGGCGGCAGATCCGCCACGGCTTCGTGGTGGGCGACGGGTACGACACCCTGGTCACCGCCGACTACTCGCAGATCGAGATGCGGATCATGGCGCACCTCTCCGGCGACGAGGGGCTCATCGAGGCGTTCCGATCGGGGGAGGACCTGCACAACTTCGTGGGCGCCCGGGCGTTCGGGGTGCCCATCGACGAGGTCACCGCGGACCTGCGCCGCCGGGTCAAGGCGATGAGCTACGGCCTGGCCTACGGGCTCAGCGCCTACGGGCTGGCCCAGCAGCTCAAGATCTCCGCGGGCGAGGCGAAGGAACAGATGGACGCGTATTTCGCGCGGTTCGGCGGGGTGCGCGACTACCTCCACGCCGTGGTGGAGCAGGCCCGCAAGGACGGGTACACCGAGACCATCTATGGTCGGCGCCGCTACCTGCCGGACCTGAACAGCCACAACCGTCAGCGCCGGGAGATCGCCGAGCGCGCCGCACTGAACGCTCCCATCCAGGGCAGCGCCGCCGACATAATCAAGGTGGCCATGATCAATCTGCAGCGCGCGCTCGCCGCGGAGGACCTGCGTTCACGCGTGCTGCTGCAGGTGCACGACGAGCTGGTCGTCGAGGTGGTGGCGGCCGAGCGTGAGCGGGTCGAGGAGCTGCTGCGCGCGGAGATGTCCGGCGTCATCGAGCTGTCGGTGCCGCTGGAGGTGTCCATCGGGGCCGGCGGCACGTGGGACGAAGCCGCGCACTGA
- a CDS encoding sodium-dependent transporter encodes MTQPADADPSPGREVWSRRSVFILAAIGSAVGLGNIWRFPYVAYSNGGGAFMIPYLVALLTAGIPLLFLYYSIGHRFKGSPPLAFRRMSKRAEGLGWWQVGICFIIAVYYAVIIAWAARFAIFSAKGDLSSPEKAGDAFGNLTKSDQTSLGFDYVAGVAWPLLITWVVVIAILAFGVQKGIGATAQFFVPVLVVLFIAVVIRALLLDGAGEGLNSLFTPDWGALTDSSVWIAAYGQIFFSLSVGFGIMITYSSYLKRKTNLTGAGLVVGFSNSAFEILAGIGVFAALGYMAAVQGVPVVDVADSGIGLAFVAFPTIISTMWGGSVFGLLFFISLIFAGITSLVSIIEVIISAVRDKTGMRRVPATILVGAAATIVSMVFFPTRSGVSVLDTVDHFANEFGIVGAALTSVVVVTWLLRKLPQQRDHLNGVSSFKLGWIWMACVGVITPIVLAYMLIDQIIDTVQNGYGDYGGGLVAGFGWALQIALIVIAVAVGFTRWHKSADQVIESDDAVAVRS; translated from the coding sequence ATGACACAACCGGCCGACGCCGATCCGTCGCCGGGCCGCGAGGTCTGGTCCAGACGTTCGGTATTCATCCTCGCCGCGATCGGGTCCGCCGTGGGTCTGGGCAACATCTGGCGTTTCCCGTACGTCGCCTACTCCAACGGCGGCGGCGCGTTCATGATCCCCTACCTCGTGGCGCTGCTCACCGCGGGAATCCCGCTGCTGTTCCTGTACTACTCGATCGGCCACCGGTTCAAAGGCTCACCGCCGCTGGCCTTCCGGCGCATGTCCAAACGGGCCGAGGGCCTGGGCTGGTGGCAGGTGGGGATCTGCTTCATCATCGCCGTCTACTACGCGGTGATCATCGCCTGGGCGGCCCGCTTCGCGATCTTCTCCGCCAAGGGCGACCTCTCCAGCCCCGAGAAGGCGGGTGACGCCTTCGGCAACCTCACCAAGTCCGACCAGACCTCGCTGGGCTTCGACTACGTCGCGGGAGTCGCGTGGCCGCTGCTGATCACGTGGGTCGTGGTGATCGCGATCCTGGCGTTCGGCGTGCAGAAGGGCATCGGCGCCACTGCGCAGTTCTTCGTGCCGGTGCTGGTGGTCCTGTTCATCGCCGTGGTCATCCGGGCCCTGCTGCTCGACGGCGCCGGCGAAGGCCTCAACTCGCTGTTCACCCCCGACTGGGGCGCGCTCACCGACTCGTCGGTGTGGATCGCCGCGTACGGGCAGATCTTCTTCTCGCTGTCCGTGGGCTTCGGCATCATGATCACCTACTCGTCGTACCTCAAGCGCAAGACCAACCTCACGGGTGCGGGCCTGGTGGTCGGGTTCTCCAACAGCGCGTTCGAAATCCTCGCCGGCATCGGCGTGTTCGCAGCCCTCGGCTACATGGCCGCGGTCCAGGGCGTGCCCGTCGTCGACGTGGCGGACAGCGGGATCGGGCTCGCCTTCGTCGCCTTCCCCACCATCATCTCCACCATGTGGGGCGGCTCAGTGTTCGGCCTGCTGTTCTTCATCTCGCTGATCTTCGCGGGGATCACCTCGCTGGTCAGCATCATCGAGGTGATCATCTCCGCCGTGCGCGACAAGACGGGGATGCGCCGCGTGCCCGCGACGATCCTGGTCGGCGCGGCGGCGACGATCGTCTCCATGGTGTTCTTCCCCACGCGCAGCGGCGTCTCCGTCCTCGATACGGTCGACCACTTCGCCAACGAGTTCGGCATCGTCGGCGCGGCGTTGACATCGGTCGTCGTGGTCACCTGGCTGCTGCGGAAGCTGCCGCAGCAGCGTGACCATCTCAACGGCGTCTCCTCGTTCAAGCTCGGCTGGATCTGGATGGCGTGCGTAGGCGTGATCACCCCGATCGTCCTGGCATACATGCTCATCGACCAGATCATCGACACCGTGCAGAACGGGTACGGGGATTACGGCGGCGGGCTCGTCGCCGGATTCGGGTGGGCGCTGCAGATCGCGCTCATCGTCATCGCGGTGGCGGTCGGCTTCACCCGGTGGCACAAGTCCGCCGATCAGGTCATCGAATCCGACGACGCCGTAGCAGTGAGGAGCTGA
- a CDS encoding ANTAR domain-containing response regulator, translating to MAEDSAHAGRERAAQQPRRVLVAEDEALIRLDLVEMLTEVGYEVVGEAADGQKAVDLAAELKPDLVIMDVKMPRRDGIDAASEIASRRIAPVVILTAFSQRELVERARDAGAMAYLVKPFFVSDLVPAVELAVSRFAELHALEREVQDLADRLDARKLIERAKAVLMAADAMTEPQAFAWIQRAAMDRRTTMKAVAKTIVDTIGDTT from the coding sequence ATGGCGGAGGATTCCGCGCACGCCGGTCGGGAACGGGCGGCGCAGCAGCCCCGCCGGGTGCTCGTCGCCGAGGACGAGGCCCTCATCCGCCTGGACCTGGTCGAGATGCTCACCGAGGTCGGCTACGAGGTGGTGGGGGAGGCCGCGGACGGCCAGAAGGCGGTCGATCTGGCCGCCGAGCTGAAGCCCGACCTGGTCATCATGGACGTCAAGATGCCCCGCCGCGACGGCATCGACGCGGCGTCCGAGATCGCGTCGCGCCGCATCGCCCCCGTCGTCATCCTCACGGCCTTCAGCCAGCGGGAACTGGTGGAACGCGCCCGTGACGCCGGCGCCATGGCCTACCTGGTCAAGCCGTTCTTCGTCTCCGACCTGGTGCCCGCAGTGGAGCTCGCCGTCAGCAGGTTCGCCGAGCTGCACGCCCTCGAGCGTGAGGTGCAGGACCTGGCCGACCGCCTCGACGCCCGCAAGCTCATCGAGCGCGCCAAGGCCGTGCTCATGGCCGCGGACGCGATGACGGAGCCCCAGGCGTTCGCGTGGATCCAGCGCGCGGCCATGGACCGGCGCACCACCATGAAGGCGGTGGCGAAGACGATCGTCGACACCATCGGCGACACGACATAG
- the arfB gene encoding alternative ribosome rescue aminoacyl-tRNA hydrolase ArfB, with amino-acid sequence MDTTGAHEEPGGPGTPGVAGPLAVTASVIVPPAALHWRFSRAHGPGGQGVNTTDSRVELVVRLDAAGMTGPQLDRVRTALAHRLADDALVVVASEHRSQLRNRQAARDRATALLRQALTAPPPRTRKRRRPSRAAKQRRLDAKKRRGQTKSLRRRPDH; translated from the coding sequence GTGGACACGACCGGCGCTCACGAGGAGCCCGGCGGCCCCGGCACCCCGGGCGTCGCCGGGCCGCTCGCCGTCACCGCGTCCGTCATCGTGCCGCCGGCCGCGCTGCACTGGCGCTTCTCCCGCGCGCACGGCCCTGGCGGACAGGGCGTCAACACCACCGACTCGCGCGTGGAGCTGGTGGTGCGGCTCGACGCGGCCGGCATGACCGGGCCGCAGCTGGACCGCGTGCGCACGGCGCTGGCGCACCGGCTGGCCGACGACGCGCTGGTGGTCGTGGCCTCCGAGCATCGCTCGCAACTGCGCAACCGGCAGGCCGCCCGCGACCGGGCCACCGCACTGCTGCGGCAGGCCCTCACCGCCCCGCCGCCCCGCACCCGCAAGCGCCGCAGGCCGTCCCGAGCCGCGAAGCAACGGCGGCTCGACGCCAAGAAGCGACGGGGTCAGACCAAGTCTCTGCGCCGCCGGCCCGACCACTGA